The proteins below come from a single Natrinema sp. SYSU A 869 genomic window:
- a CDS encoding sugar phosphate isomerase/epimerase family protein encodes MVELAFSTNAYTQYDLPDAIRRIADHGYAGVELLGDEPHAYFPEFDDDDRDAVLKALEETGLAVSNINANTAMGYYDDAPPSAFFEPSVIRADDEAREWRVEYTKRAIDLAEAVDSPAVCLATGRPLPGTMPEEAHDYLRGSLHEILDYAEARDIEVGIEFEPELLIENTEEVLELIDEIGRDSLGINLDVGHAAVYGEDVAESIRASAGSITGVHLEDIVGGRRGKHYHRIPGEGDLEFREIFNALADIGYDGFATLELYTYPDEPDWAAREAYEALEAYVSSSH; translated from the coding sequence ATGGTCGAACTCGCCTTCTCGACGAACGCGTACACGCAATATGATCTCCCTGACGCAATTCGCCGGATCGCCGACCACGGCTATGCCGGCGTCGAACTTCTCGGTGATGAGCCCCACGCCTACTTCCCCGAATTCGACGACGACGACCGCGACGCCGTCCTCAAGGCCCTCGAGGAGACCGGTCTCGCCGTCTCGAATATCAATGCGAATACGGCGATGGGGTACTACGACGACGCGCCGCCGTCGGCCTTCTTCGAACCGAGCGTGATCCGTGCCGACGACGAGGCCCGCGAGTGGCGCGTCGAGTACACGAAGCGGGCGATCGACCTCGCGGAGGCGGTCGACTCGCCGGCAGTCTGCCTGGCGACCGGCCGCCCGCTACCGGGAACGATGCCCGAGGAAGCCCACGACTATCTTCGCGGGTCGCTCCACGAAATCCTCGACTACGCCGAGGCGCGCGATATCGAGGTCGGCATCGAGTTCGAACCCGAACTGCTGATCGAGAACACTGAGGAGGTACTCGAGTTGATCGATGAAATCGGTCGGGACTCGCTCGGCATCAATCTCGATGTCGGACATGCCGCCGTCTACGGCGAGGACGTCGCGGAGAGCATCCGCGCCAGCGCCGGCTCCATCACGGGCGTCCACCTCGAGGACATCGTCGGCGGCCGCCGGGGGAAACACTACCACCGGATCCCCGGCGAGGGCGACCTCGAGTTTCGTGAAATCTTCAACGCGCTCGCGGACATCGGCTACGACGGCTTCGCCACGCTGGAACTCTACACCTATCCCGACGAACCCGACTGGGCGGCACGGGAGGCCTACGAGGCACTCGAGGCGTACGTTTCTAGTAGCCACTGA
- a CDS encoding sugar phosphate isomerase/epimerase family protein: MQFGFSTNAFREYQLEDAIEAIADAGYDGVELLLDEPHLYPPDCTDGERERVEEVLDRHDIAVSNGNAFMLTAIEGFHHPSYIEPDEEYRQQRIDYTLAALETAADLDLPYISIEPGGPIPDSKSREWAMDTFVDSLEDIIPKAEDLGVDLLVEPEPDLLIETADEFLALLDRVGSERVRCNFDAGHFYCVGEDPAELVETLWDHTSHYHLEDIPADRTHEHTQLGDGEMDIDAFLGELENRGYDGFVTVELYPYEETPIETAREAMAYLEERGWA, from the coding sequence ATGCAGTTTGGCTTCTCCACCAACGCCTTCCGAGAGTACCAACTCGAGGACGCCATCGAGGCCATCGCCGACGCGGGCTACGACGGTGTCGAACTGCTGCTCGACGAACCCCACCTCTATCCGCCTGACTGCACCGACGGGGAACGCGAGCGCGTCGAGGAGGTCCTCGACCGGCACGACATCGCCGTCAGCAACGGCAACGCATTCATGCTGACCGCGATCGAAGGCTTTCACCACCCCTCCTATATCGAACCCGACGAAGAGTACCGACAGCAGCGGATCGATTACACCCTCGCGGCGCTCGAGACCGCGGCCGACCTCGATCTGCCATACATCTCGATCGAACCCGGCGGGCCGATTCCCGACAGTAAATCCCGCGAGTGGGCGATGGACACCTTCGTGGATAGTCTCGAAGACATCATCCCGAAAGCCGAGGATCTCGGCGTCGACCTGCTCGTCGAGCCCGAACCCGACCTACTGATCGAGACCGCAGACGAGTTCCTCGCACTCCTCGACCGGGTCGGCTCCGAGCGCGTGCGGTGTAACTTCGACGCGGGCCACTTCTACTGCGTCGGCGAGGACCCGGCCGAACTGGTCGAGACTCTCTGGGACCACACGAGTCACTACCACCTCGAGGACATCCCGGCCGACCGGACGCACGAGCACACCCAGCTCGGCGACGGTGAGATGGACATCGACGCGTTCCTCGGCGAACTCGAGAACCGGGGCTACGACGGCTTCGTCACCGTTGAGCTCTACCCCTACGAGGAGACGCCGATCGAAACCGCGCGGGAAGCGATGGCCTACCTTGAGGAACGCGGGTGGGCGTAG
- a CDS encoding TatD family hydrolase — translation MRIIDPHMHMVSRSADDYRRARRAGIECCIEPAFWSGQDKHNAGSFFDYFEQIIEHETDRAERAAGMDHYVTIGLEPKEANYRDMAEEVVDRIPEYLDRDPVVGVGEIGFDQVTDDEEWAFRRQLEIAEDRELPVIIHTPHTDKPSGTERIVEIIEEMGVTQERIIIDHNTENTIDISTRTDCWIGFTLYPGKIETESAIDLLEEHGTDNMIFNSAADWDPSDPLAVPKARDTMLDRGWDREDVRKVVFENPYEFFDQSPNFDYEA, via the coding sequence ATGCGGATTATCGATCCTCACATGCATATGGTCTCGCGCTCGGCCGACGACTACCGGCGAGCGCGGCGAGCGGGTATCGAGTGCTGTATTGAGCCCGCGTTCTGGAGCGGTCAGGACAAACACAACGCCGGCTCCTTCTTCGATTACTTCGAGCAGATCATCGAGCACGAGACTGATCGCGCCGAGCGAGCCGCGGGCATGGACCACTACGTAACGATCGGCCTCGAGCCGAAGGAAGCCAACTACCGCGACATGGCCGAGGAGGTCGTCGACCGGATTCCGGAGTACCTCGACCGCGACCCCGTCGTCGGCGTCGGCGAGATCGGCTTCGATCAGGTCACCGATGACGAGGAGTGGGCGTTCCGCCGGCAACTCGAGATTGCCGAAGACCGCGAACTCCCCGTCATTATCCACACACCTCACACGGACAAGCCGTCGGGCACCGAACGCATCGTCGAGATCATTGAGGAGATGGGCGTCACGCAGGAGCGGATTATCATCGATCATAACACCGAAAACACGATCGATATCTCGACGCGGACGGACTGCTGGATCGGCTTCACGCTCTACCCCGGGAAGATCGAGACCGAGTCGGCGATCGACCTGCTTGAGGAGCACGGAACCGATAACATGATCTTCAACAGCGCCGCGGACTGGGACCCCTCGGACCCGCTGGCGGTGCCCAAAGCTCGTGATACGATGCTCGATCGGGGCTGGGACCGCGAGGACGTTCGAAAAGTCGTCTTCGAGAACCCCTACGAGTTCTTCGACCAGTCGCCGAACTTCGACTACGAGGCCTGA
- a CDS encoding inositol-3-phosphate synthase, translating to MSQGTDPTDDDRTGVWLVGARGNVATMSIVGARAIARGLTDTTGMVTEREPVSSLDLPPVEGLVFGGHDIEPESLVAQAERQCDRNGVPDAETLEAVRDDLAAIDERIEVGTAVNCGAAVSEESEQLDEALSIRDVVDQIRDDYETFRDTHDLERLVVVNVASTEPELADSERYDTRDALERAIDEDDSDLPASVCYAYAAIVDGHPFVNFTPSTGNALGGVRELAAENGVPHMGRDAKTGETLVKSALAPMFAGRNLHVMSWEGHNILGNKDGLVLEDEANAAGKLASKGDVLDSILPDIGHNRVRIDYTPSLADWKTAWDYIHFEGFLETEMKMQFTWEGSDSALAAPLVLDLVRLVAHADKHDDGGLQPQLASFFKAPIGVDEHDLSRQLDRLSDYAEQYR from the coding sequence ATGAGCCAGGGGACGGACCCGACAGACGACGACCGAACCGGCGTCTGGCTAGTGGGCGCGCGCGGGAACGTCGCGACGATGTCGATCGTCGGTGCCCGTGCCATCGCCCGGGGACTGACCGATACGACCGGAATGGTCACGGAACGCGAACCGGTCTCGAGTCTCGACCTCCCGCCGGTCGAGGGGCTCGTCTTCGGCGGCCACGATATCGAACCCGAGTCGCTGGTCGCACAGGCCGAGCGCCAGTGCGACCGGAACGGCGTTCCCGACGCTGAGACGCTCGAGGCAGTCCGCGACGATCTGGCCGCCATCGACGAGCGGATCGAAGTCGGGACGGCGGTCAACTGCGGTGCTGCCGTCTCCGAGGAGAGCGAACAATTAGACGAGGCTCTGTCGATCCGAGATGTCGTCGACCAGATCCGGGACGACTACGAGACCTTCCGCGATACGCACGACCTCGAGCGACTGGTCGTTGTCAACGTCGCCTCGACGGAACCCGAACTGGCGGATTCGGAGCGCTATGACACTCGCGACGCCCTCGAGCGGGCGATCGACGAGGATGACAGCGATCTCCCGGCGAGCGTCTGCTACGCCTACGCCGCGATCGTCGACGGCCACCCGTTCGTCAATTTCACGCCGAGCACGGGCAACGCACTCGGCGGCGTCCGCGAACTCGCAGCCGAAAACGGAGTCCCGCATATGGGACGCGACGCGAAGACCGGCGAGACGCTCGTCAAGTCCGCGCTCGCACCCATGTTCGCTGGCCGAAATCTACACGTCATGAGCTGGGAAGGCCACAACATCCTCGGCAACAAGGACGGCCTCGTCCTCGAGGACGAGGCGAACGCCGCGGGGAAGCTCGCGAGTAAGGGCGACGTGCTCGATTCGATCCTGCCCGACATCGGCCACAATCGCGTGCGGATCGACTACACGCCCTCGCTGGCCGACTGGAAGACCGCCTGGGACTACATCCACTTCGAGGGGTTCCTCGAGACGGAGATGAAGATGCAGTTCACCTGGGAGGGGTCCGATTCCGCGCTGGCCGCGCCGCTCGTCCTCGATCTGGTGCGGCTGGTCGCCCACGCCGATAAGCACGATGACGGCGGGCTCCAGCCCCAGCTCGCGTCGTTCTTCAAGGCCCCGATCGGCGTGGACGAGCACGACCTCTCCCGACAGCTGGATCGGCTCTCCGACTACGCCGAGCAGTATCGCTGA
- a CDS encoding DNA topoisomerase VI subunit B: MTSFQSTLGDEAGIAEELAESQQSISIAEFFEKNKHMLGFDSGARGLVTAVKEAVDNALDAAEESGILPDIYVEIQEAGDYYRLIVEDNGPGLTKETLPKVFGKLLYGSRFHAREQSRGQQGIGISAAVLYAQLTSGKPAKITSRTQGSSEAEYFELIVDTDSNEPEISVEEKTTWDRPHGTRIELEMEANMRARQQLHDYIKHTAVVNPHARLELREPQEHFKFERATDQLPEETEEIRPHPHGVELGTVMKMLTATDSQTVSGFVQEEFTRVGKKTADSIINEFRDRYYGREMRWRPPANHEESAEPRSAANSSGRRPREDIDLHAAVENATANKGPDATAAFAEAIADTVTDYDRVAHSELLEAVESAADAVEDDHGTTFGDTVRENAVEAVWLELIDAVEAAGDAAADTVGSEDEAETEPVVEGDSRLVTDLYALTDEATSTRKDDEVIHAFADRLAAKFEDEHADENVRHRLTHKELRTYVNRAADLTEEYDDVSFGETARENVTEAIWDIMATVPDEPPLVRELDGNRDATSNLVDAMRATDIMAPPTRCLAPITEDLITAGLEKEFDADFYSSATRDAGVSGGDPFIVEAGIAYGGDLPAEGTGEVMRFANRVPLVYQRGACATTDVVKSIGWRNYGLDQPGGSGLPNGPVVIMVHVASTNVPFTSESKDAVANVPEIEDEIELAIREAARDLKSYLNKRRSMQKRRKKQNVLGKILPEMATKVAEVTDREEPDIDDAIARIMNNVLVERHTEQNGDGTAVSVVVENNSSTNESLEITDIVSAEPTDLSDSATVVEMDGEWFVKWEPEVSSDDEAALEYEVPDDATLDLDVKGVESEKLTVKQ; this comes from the coding sequence ATGACGTCGTTCCAGTCGACACTCGGTGACGAAGCGGGGATCGCCGAGGAGCTGGCAGAAAGCCAGCAGTCGATCTCCATCGCCGAGTTCTTCGAGAAGAACAAGCACATGCTCGGCTTCGACAGCGGCGCTCGAGGCCTTGTCACGGCCGTCAAGGAGGCCGTTGACAACGCCTTAGACGCCGCCGAGGAGTCGGGTATTCTCCCGGACATTTATGTCGAGATTCAGGAAGCCGGCGACTACTACCGCCTGATCGTCGAGGACAACGGTCCGGGACTCACGAAAGAAACACTCCCGAAGGTTTTCGGGAAACTCCTCTACGGCTCTCGCTTTCACGCACGCGAACAATCTCGCGGGCAACAGGGGATCGGAATCTCTGCTGCGGTTCTCTATGCCCAGTTGACCAGCGGGAAACCCGCCAAGATTACCAGTCGAACCCAAGGCTCGAGCGAGGCCGAGTACTTCGAGCTCATCGTCGACACCGACAGTAACGAGCCCGAGATTAGCGTCGAGGAGAAGACTACGTGGGACCGCCCCCACGGGACGCGCATCGAACTCGAGATGGAAGCCAACATGCGCGCACGTCAGCAGCTCCACGACTATATCAAACACACGGCGGTCGTCAACCCCCACGCTCGCCTCGAGTTGCGCGAGCCACAGGAACACTTCAAGTTCGAGCGCGCGACCGACCAGCTCCCCGAGGAGACTGAGGAGATCCGGCCCCATCCCCACGGCGTCGAACTCGGCACCGTGATGAAGATGCTGACGGCGACGGACTCCCAGACGGTCTCGGGATTCGTCCAGGAGGAGTTCACCCGCGTCGGGAAGAAGACCGCTGACTCAATCATCAACGAGTTCCGCGACCGTTACTACGGCCGCGAGATGCGCTGGCGACCGCCGGCGAACCACGAGGAGAGCGCGGAGCCACGCTCCGCGGCTAACTCGAGCGGGCGACGCCCGCGAGAGGATATCGACCTCCACGCCGCAGTCGAGAACGCGACGGCGAACAAAGGCCCCGATGCGACGGCGGCGTTTGCCGAGGCCATCGCCGACACAGTCACCGACTACGACCGCGTTGCACACTCCGAGCTGCTCGAGGCCGTCGAATCGGCCGCCGACGCGGTCGAGGACGACCACGGAACGACGTTCGGCGACACCGTCCGCGAAAACGCTGTCGAAGCGGTCTGGCTCGAGCTGATCGACGCTGTCGAGGCAGCGGGCGATGCCGCGGCTGACACAGTCGGCAGCGAAGACGAGGCAGAGACCGAACCGGTGGTTGAGGGCGACTCGCGGCTGGTCACCGACCTCTATGCCCTTACGGACGAGGCGACGAGCACCCGCAAGGACGACGAGGTCATTCACGCCTTCGCCGACCGACTCGCGGCCAAGTTCGAGGACGAACATGCGGACGAGAACGTCCGTCACCGGCTCACCCACAAGGAACTTCGGACATACGTTAACCGGGCCGCCGATCTGACTGAGGAGTACGACGACGTCTCTTTCGGTGAGACGGCTCGTGAGAACGTCACCGAGGCGATCTGGGACATAATGGCCACCGTACCGGACGAGCCGCCGCTCGTTCGGGAGCTCGACGGCAACCGCGACGCGACCAGCAACCTCGTCGATGCGATGCGTGCGACTGACATCATGGCACCGCCGACGCGGTGTCTCGCGCCCATCACCGAGGACCTCATCACCGCCGGCCTCGAGAAGGAGTTCGATGCCGACTTCTATTCGTCCGCGACGCGGGACGCCGGCGTCTCCGGCGGCGATCCGTTCATCGTCGAGGCCGGGATCGCCTACGGCGGCGACCTTCCCGCCGAGGGAACCGGTGAAGTCATGCGATTCGCGAACCGGGTGCCGCTGGTCTACCAGCGCGGTGCCTGTGCGACGACGGACGTGGTCAAGTCGATCGGATGGCGTAACTACGGCCTCGACCAGCCCGGCGGCTCCGGCCTGCCGAACGGGCCGGTCGTGATCATGGTTCACGTTGCCTCGACCAACGTCCCATTCACCAGCGAATCGAAAGACGCCGTCGCAAACGTTCCCGAAATCGAAGACGAGATCGAACTCGCCATTCGGGAGGCGGCCCGCGACCTCAAGAGCTACCTCAACAAGCGCCGGTCGATGCAAAAGCGCCGGAAGAAACAGAACGTCCTCGGGAAGATTCTCCCGGAGATGGCCACGAAGGTCGCCGAAGTCACCGACCGCGAGGAGCCCGACATCGACGATGCGATCGCGCGAATCATGAACAACGTCCTGGTCGAGCGCCACACGGAGCAAAACGGCGACGGAACAGCCGTCTCCGTCGTCGTCGAGAACAACTCGAGCACGAACGAATCGCTCGAGATCACCGACATCGTCTCGGCCGAGCCTACCGACCTCTCCGACAGCGCGACCGTCGTCGAAATGGACGGTGAGTGGTTCGTCAAGTGGGAACCAGAGGTCTCGAGCGACGACGAGGCAGCCCTCGAGTACGAGGTGCCGGACGACGCAACGCTCGATTTGGACGTCAAAGGCGTCGAAAGCGAGAAATTAACGGTGAAACAATGA
- a CDS encoding fumarylacetoacetate hydrolase family protein, producing MKYVRFRDPAGAARRGEYENEMVHFANESYALEDDDIDVLPPSEPSKIVCIGRNYADHADEMGSDLPDRPLLFLKPPNALAGHGDTVTAPAGKDRIDYEAELGVVIGEQCRHVPEADAMDVVEGFTCLNDVSNREDQNQEQNWIRGKAFDGAAPVGPVLATPDEVPDDAFVRSRVNGELKQDGSREQLIFSIPELIAEITTYLTLEPGDVIATGTPEGVGPLSDGDEIEIEVEGVGTLEHSIRLP from the coding sequence ATGAAATACGTCCGCTTTCGCGACCCGGCCGGTGCAGCCCGCCGCGGCGAGTACGAGAACGAGATGGTTCACTTCGCGAACGAGAGCTACGCGCTCGAGGATGACGATATCGACGTCCTCCCGCCCTCGGAACCCTCGAAGATCGTCTGTATCGGACGCAACTACGCCGACCACGCCGACGAGATGGGGTCGGACCTGCCCGACCGACCGCTGCTCTTCCTGAAGCCGCCGAACGCGCTCGCGGGTCACGGCGACACCGTCACCGCGCCGGCCGGGAAAGATCGGATCGACTACGAGGCCGAACTCGGCGTCGTCATCGGCGAGCAGTGTCGCCACGTCCCCGAAGCCGACGCGATGGACGTCGTCGAGGGCTTTACCTGCCTCAACGACGTGTCGAATCGCGAGGACCAGAATCAGGAACAGAACTGGATTCGCGGCAAGGCGTTCGACGGGGCCGCGCCGGTGGGACCGGTGCTTGCGACCCCCGACGAGGTACCCGACGACGCGTTCGTCCGATCGCGGGTCAACGGCGAACTCAAGCAGGACGGCTCTCGCGAGCAACTCATCTTCTCGATCCCCGAACTGATCGCCGAGATCACGACCTACCTCACCTTAGAACCTGGCGACGTGATCGCGACCGGAACGCCCGAGGGCGTCGGCCCACTTTCCGACGGCGACGAGATCGAAATCGAAGTCGAAGGCGTCGGCACGCTCGAGCACTCGATCCGACTCCCCTAA
- a CDS encoding UbiA family prenyltransferase, whose amino-acid sequence MENDRGPTLGAFAELVRAPNLFTAPPDVILGAALVTITGADPVPSTVAGLATASVCLYAGGTTLNDAFDAPIDARERPERPIPSGRVSRRGAFGFGFALLFAAVGIAFAVAGGPAAVAAGLVAVAIVVYDGLLKGTAAGFLAMGTTRGLNVVLGTTAAGGVILESPIQLLAVPAVITGYIAAVTAMAARETEGSNRGAVAVATAGAIAAVLAVGWFLASVDPATLETIVAIMFAAAFCWWVERPLRATYADPVPGTIGPAVGACVLGLVLLDATFAAAVGVRWGLAAGVFFVPAVGLARIFDVT is encoded by the coding sequence ATGGAGAACGATCGCGGGCCGACCCTCGGTGCGTTCGCAGAACTGGTCCGCGCGCCGAACCTCTTTACTGCGCCACCGGACGTGATCCTCGGGGCCGCGTTGGTGACTATCACCGGTGCTGATCCGGTTCCGAGCACTGTTGCCGGGCTCGCGACCGCCTCCGTCTGCCTCTATGCTGGGGGAACGACACTCAACGACGCCTTCGATGCTCCGATCGATGCTCGAGAGCGGCCCGAGCGTCCGATTCCGTCCGGTCGCGTCTCTCGGCGCGGCGCGTTCGGGTTCGGATTCGCGCTCTTGTTCGCCGCCGTGGGAATCGCGTTCGCCGTTGCGGGCGGACCGGCCGCCGTCGCCGCCGGGCTGGTCGCCGTCGCGATCGTCGTCTACGACGGCCTCCTGAAAGGGACCGCCGCCGGCTTCCTCGCGATGGGGACGACGCGCGGGCTGAACGTCGTCCTGGGCACGACCGCGGCCGGGGGTGTGATACTCGAGTCGCCGATTCAGTTGCTCGCCGTTCCCGCCGTCATCACCGGCTATATCGCTGCCGTCACGGCCATGGCGGCTCGAGAAACCGAGGGCAGCAATCGGGGTGCCGTCGCGGTCGCCACCGCAGGTGCGATCGCGGCGGTGCTCGCCGTCGGCTGGTTCCTCGCGAGCGTCGATCCGGCCACGCTCGAAACGATAGTCGCGATCATGTTCGCCGCCGCGTTCTGCTGGTGGGTTGAGCGTCCCCTGCGAGCCACGTACGCCGATCCGGTGCCGGGTACCATCGGTCCAGCGGTCGGCGCATGCGTCCTCGGGCTCGTCTTGCTCGATGCGACCTTTGCCGCCGCCGTCGGTGTTCGCTGGGGGCTCGCTGCTGGCGTCTTCTTCGTACCGGCGGTCGGCCTCGCTCGCATCTTCGACGTGACATGA
- a CDS encoding DNA topoisomerase IV subunit A, protein MSTDDTQQAQEQLIDLAAQFYDQFELGEIPHMSVPTRTKNNIEYDEEMDVWVYGDRESTRSANSVRGARKLLKAIYTIEFLSDQLEEDRSSTLRELYYLSESWDNDEAQFNDQDESNSMVEDLEIVSGITREDFHMRPEESGATIMGPLHLREQTRRGEREIHCQEDVGEGGYQIPNNPDTIEFLGSDADFILAVETGGMRDRLVENGFDDEYNALIVHLKGQPARATRRITKRLHDELDLPVTVFTDGDPWSYRIYGSVAYGSIKSAHLSEYLATPEADFIGIQPADIVEYELPTDPLADSDINALESELEDPRFQTDYWEEQIELQLDLGKKSEQQSLASHGLDFVTDTYLPERLSEMGVL, encoded by the coding sequence ATGAGCACGGACGACACCCAGCAGGCACAAGAGCAGTTGATCGATCTCGCGGCACAGTTCTACGACCAGTTCGAACTGGGCGAGATCCCCCACATGTCCGTGCCGACGCGGACGAAGAACAACATCGAGTACGACGAAGAGATGGACGTCTGGGTCTACGGCGACCGCGAATCTACCCGGTCGGCCAACTCCGTCCGCGGCGCACGCAAGCTTCTGAAGGCGATCTACACCATCGAGTTCCTGTCGGACCAGCTCGAGGAGGACCGCTCGTCGACCCTGCGTGAACTCTACTACCTCTCGGAGAGCTGGGACAATGACGAGGCCCAGTTCAACGATCAGGACGAGTCGAACAGCATGGTCGAGGACTTAGAAATCGTCTCGGGGATCACCCGCGAGGACTTCCACATGCGCCCCGAGGAGTCGGGTGCGACGATCATGGGACCGCTCCACCTCCGCGAACAGACCCGCCGCGGCGAGCGCGAGATCCACTGTCAGGAGGATGTCGGTGAAGGTGGCTACCAGATTCCGAACAACCCCGATACGATCGAGTTCCTCGGCAGCGATGCCGACTTCATCCTCGCAGTGGAGACTGGTGGGATGCGCGACCGGCTGGTCGAGAACGGGTTCGACGACGAGTACAACGCCCTGATCGTGCACCTCAAGGGTCAGCCCGCACGCGCGACTCGCCGGATTACCAAGCGGCTTCACGACGAACTCGATCTTCCCGTTACTGTCTTTACAGACGGTGACCCGTGGTCGTATCGAATCTACGGCTCCGTCGCCTACGGCTCGATCAAGTCCGCCCATCTCTCGGAGTACCTCGCGACCCCCGAGGCGGACTTCATCGGCATCCAGCCCGCCGATATCGTCGAGTACGAACTGCCGACCGACCCGCTCGCGGACTCGGATATCAACGCCCTCGAGAGCGAACTCGAGGATCCGCGCTTCCAGACCGACTACTGGGAGGAACAGATCGAACTGCAACTCGATCTCGGGAAGAAATCCGAACAGCAGTCACTGGCGTCTCACGGTCTAGACTTCGTGACGGACACCTATCTCCCCGAACGTCTCAGTGAGATGGGTGTCCTCTAG
- a CDS encoding zinc ribbon domain-containing protein, whose amino-acid sequence MRGDRPRRRGHGRTGPLYCTDCGEPLEPSVNYCPNCGATAVRSSGRSRSASTSRSGSESRPRTDTSRDTERTTDRTATGTTDRNRLEYRIAAASREGWQLEHDFGDHAVMIRRTFGGVDDHLLVALITVWWTMGMGNVLYGAYRYFDDAERMVVRAEQVHSNESDDATAASKLRPRATAVVGWLLATMTIALGVQLGLSAVSLILVALGLILAVAGTSVLPSVSRRLEARHSVLTNGRTHTVDERTVVAPETPCAACAGPIDRGLERTYRAEFCVLGVPVTATDGRNYYCRQCANAESAATGATDRTAIMEPTVDESSTGSRPDQEPESEQP is encoded by the coding sequence ATGCGCGGTGACCGTCCTCGACGTCGGGGTCACGGCCGAACCGGGCCGCTGTACTGCACTGACTGCGGTGAGCCACTCGAGCCGTCGGTGAACTACTGTCCGAACTGTGGCGCGACGGCCGTCCGCTCGAGCGGGCGGTCGCGTTCAGCGTCGACGTCGCGGTCGGGTTCCGAAAGCCGACCGCGAACGGACACGAGCCGCGACACAGAAAGGACGACCGACCGCACCGCGACCGGAACGACGGACCGCAACCGACTCGAATATCGAATCGCCGCCGCCTCCCGAGAGGGCTGGCAACTCGAGCACGACTTCGGCGATCACGCCGTGATGATCCGACGGACGTTCGGTGGCGTGGACGATCACCTGTTGGTCGCACTGATCACCGTCTGGTGGACGATGGGGATGGGGAACGTCCTCTACGGCGCGTACCGATATTTCGACGATGCCGAGCGGATGGTCGTGCGAGCGGAGCAGGTCCACAGCAATGAATCCGACGACGCCACCGCTGCGTCGAAACTCCGTCCGCGGGCGACCGCAGTCGTCGGGTGGCTGCTGGCGACGATGACCATCGCGCTCGGCGTCCAACTGGGACTATCGGCGGTGAGTCTCATCTTGGTGGCGCTCGGACTCATCCTCGCAGTCGCAGGAACGAGCGTTCTCCCATCGGTCAGTCGCCGCCTCGAGGCCCGCCACTCGGTGCTGACGAACGGGCGGACACACACGGTGGACGAACGAACAGTCGTTGCCCCCGAAACCCCGTGTGCCGCGTGTGCCGGCCCCATCGACCGTGGACTCGAGCGGACCTACCGCGCAGAGTTTTGCGTGCTCGGCGTGCCGGTGACCGCCACCGACGGACGAAACTATTACTGCCGACAGTGTGCGAACGCGGAGTCTGCCGCGACCGGTGCGACCGATCGCACGGCGATCATGGAACCGACGGTCGACGAGTCATCGACGGGGTCGAGGCCGGACCAGGAGCCGGAATCGGAACAGCCCTAA